From Euwallacea similis isolate ESF13 chromosome 6, ESF131.1, whole genome shotgun sequence:
ctaaaattactTCTTGAACTCGAAAGCCTTTCTTGGGCAACTTTCAAATTGGTTTCATACATAGCATTAGATGGATCATACTTAAGGGCTGTTTCATAAGCCTTTAGAGCcaaatcatatttatttaaatttgaataggAAATTCCTAAACGACCATATGCTTTCCCATATGTAGGATCTAATTTTATGGCTTCCTGGCAGTCACTAATAGCTTCTTGGTCTTTTAAAAGTCTTGTATATGCAGCAGCCCTATTGCAGTAATAAACTGCATTATAAGGATTTAGTTGTATGGccctaaaattaatttttttgaaaatatttatggagATTAATCATTGAGAATTTACTTAGCATATTCCTCTAAAGCTTGCTCATATTGTGAACTCTTCATAAACTCATTACCCTTGGTTTTGTATTGCTCTGCCTCAGCCTTCTGCTCATCAGTAACGTCAACACTTTTCTCAACTTTTATGAGTCTCAAAAGATCTACTTTTTCAGTacacttttgattttctacATCAAAGGCAGTTTCAAGACATTGAATGGATACTTCAATtgattctttcttttcttcGCTTAAGCTGTGTCCAGCCAGCTCATCTcttaaaaagcttattatGCTGTTTACTAAAGTTTGCTTCTTGATATCCATGCtctaaaaagatatttttggtGTCCGATTAGAGAAGAAAtgattatattaaaaatggttttatacGTTATGTaccaaaattgattttttcctgaagGTACAGTGTGTCAATAGATCagtaaaatgaattttgtgAATAGACTTTTACTTCCTAAACATATCTCTATATTATATCAATTGTGACATTACTGATTACTGTATAGTACTTGAATATTTTAGATACACACTGTATATGGCATAGATTTTTTACAGGTAAGAATTGTgtagggaaaaaaattgtgagaatCATAGCGGTTGCTTCTAACTTAACTAGCACCTGAGATTCAATTAGAAGacaattaatttgaaacacaCAGTATATAATTACAACGTGGATTAAACATATTTGCATTAAACGTACAAAACTAGTTctaagtttttttcaaattgttttggtTTAACCTGGTGGAATGCTTTTTCTTTGGATTTCTTTGACTCCATTCAAACGTTTAATGAACGTTGATGTAGTTTATACCTtatatattgcattttttattgtaaaaacttacttgttttccaaaaaacaaccctttttgtgtaaaattgtagttaactttatttttagcaGTCCCCAGACAAATTC
This genomic window contains:
- the LOC136409601 gene encoding small glutamine-rich tetratricopeptide repeat-containing protein alpha-like, which codes for MDIKKQTLVNSIISFLRDELAGHSLSEEKKESIEVSIQCLETAFDVENQKCTEKVDLLRLIKVEKSVDVTDEQKAEAEQYKTKGNEFMKSSQYEQALEEYAKAIQLNPYNAVYYCNRAAAYTRLLKDQEAISDCQEAIKLDPTYGKAYGRLGISYSNLNKYDLALKAYETALKYDPSNAMYETNLKVAQERLSSSRRGTDASLPGNLSEFINNPNIINMASQVLSDQNFHSMMSALINNVSRNGGEGMPGAVETMLQAGQALAQRVVNEDPDFYNRVVRNVQTTDQNNPNADSSTPDSGSNNKPPEKKDEGSA